A DNA window from Daucus carota subsp. sativus chromosome 3, DH1 v3.0, whole genome shotgun sequence contains the following coding sequences:
- the LOC108194832 gene encoding uncharacterized protein LOC108194832, giving the protein MTNLDRSWISNRLQRDKITLNLEYREGVEEFLNFASLKMEGGMMKCPCKLCKILNWLGVDDVRFHLISEGMMESYTVWTSHGEVSQKNKKRKSCETRECRRVVDDHVDINSMLHDFAGSNHEFYDTTGTTNVEEAPNDSAKEFYKAIVENGAPIYPGCTKFTRLSFTAKLLEFKNASNCSDKAFNSLIKIIMDVLPKKHTLPESYYEMKKVMKSLRVEYEKIDVCENDCMLFYGDDKDKIVCDICSCNRYLDKSRKNGKKIPRKILRHFPLIPRLQRLYMSAHTSNHMRYYKNREVNEKEISHPADGDEWKNFDLRYPSFAQEIRNVRLGFATDGFNPFGNTGNKTYSVWPVVIVVYNLPPSMCMKRPYMFLTDIIPGPESIGKNINIYLRPLIDELKTLWYTGVQTYDQSLKQNFTMRAALMWTISDFPAMSMVSGWSGKGKLACPVCLGSVQGFQLKHSGKCSFHGTNRIFLEPNDPLRKKSSLFDHSEKRLWRGRLSGEEVKTWIDSIDFPPPGKTNKKKRSDGYGVEHHWTHAPMFYDLPYWSSHSLRHSIDIMHTEKNVFENIFFTIVGGKKSKDHHKARSDCKHFGVLPHLWIDENGKKPKAPYSLSRKQLKLLCQWIESLKLPDGYVSNISRCCNAKECKFFGFKSHDCHIFLQKLLPLSIRELLPGPIVDALTMISNFFQELCSSVITRSDLDLMTKSVIRALCLLETIFPQTWFDSMEHLVIHLAEEIRLAGPAYWHWMYPIERLLGKFKQKVGNKARVEGSIAERYMEEEILNFCSFYFATDSIHNKIRRNEARFDGDGSEKLEVFEYPIECLGKEGSRYLTDKERKLAEEYVLLNSPEIQPYLRRFTDRVMSQRPETTPQQLDCYIKTRFKDWLLKKVGRNDVNRPLLQYLFEGPAMRVMTFETCKVNG; this is encoded by the exons atgacaaATCTTGATCGAAGTTGGATTAGTAACCGGTTGCAACGAGATAAAATTACTCTTAATTTAGAATATAGGGAAGGTGTAGaggaatttttgaattttgcaagcttgaaaatggAGGGAGGTATGATGAAATGTCCTTGCAAGCtttgtaaaattttgaattggTTAGGGGTAGATGATGTTCGGTTTCATTTGATATCCGAGGGTATGATGGAGAGTTATACGGTATGGACTTCGCACGGAGAGGTTtcgcaaaaaaataaaaagcgaAAATCATGTGAAACGCGAGAATGTCGTAGGGTAGTAGATGATCATGTTGATATCAACTCCATGTTACATGATTTTGCCGGTTCGAATCATGAATTTTATGATACCACGGGTACTACTAATGTTGAAGAAGCTCCTAATGATAGTGCTAAAGAATTTTATAAGGcgattgttgaaaatggtgcTCCTATTTATCCCGGTTGCACAAAATTTACAAGATTAAGTTTTACCGCaaaattgttggagttcaaaaaTGCGTCTAATTGTAGTGACAAAGCCTTCAACAGTTTGATTAAGATCATTATGGACGTGTTACCAAAAAAGCACACATTACCCGAGTCTTATTATGAGATGAAAAAGGTTATGAAAAGTTTAAGGGTggaatatgaaaaaattgatgtgtgcgagaatgattgtatgctattttatggagatgacaaagataaaattgtgtgtgatatatgtAGTTGTAATCGATATTTGGATAAATCAAGGAAAAATGGTAAGAAAATTCCGAGAAAGATTTTAAGACATTTTCCTTTGATTCCCCGACTGCAACGCTTATATATGTCGGCACATACATCCAACCACATGAGGTATTACAAAAATCGAGAGGtcaatgaaaaagaaatttcTCACCCTGCGGATGGAGACGAATGGAAGAATTTTGACCTCCGATATCCATcatttgctcaagaaattcGTAATGTAAGACTTGGTTTTGCGACCGATGGTTTCAACCCGTTTGGGAATACGGGTAACAAAACATATAGTGTATGGCCCGTGGTAATTGTTGTGTATAATCTTCCGCCGTCCATGTGTATGAAGAGACCGTATATGTTTTTGACGGATATTATACCGGGTCCGGAGAGTATtgggaaaaatattaatatatatcttagacctctcattgatgaattgaagacaTTATGGTATACCGGAGTGCAAACATATGACCAATctctaaaacaaaattttaccatGAGAGCGGCTCTTATGTGGACAATCAGTGATTTTCCTGCCATGAGTATGGTAAGTGGTTGGTCGGGGAAAGGAAAGCTTGCATGTCCAGTGTGTTTGGGAAGTGTGCAGGGGTTTCAGTTAAAACATTCTGGGAAATGTTCTTTTCATGGCACTAACCGAATTTTTCTTGAACCTAATGATCCATTGCGTAAGAAGAGTAGCTTGTTTGACCATTCGGAAAAAAGGTTGTGGCGTGGACGCTTATCCGGGGAGGAAGTTAAAACTTGGATTGATAGCATAGACTTTCCACCACCCGGAAAGactaacaaaaagaaaagaagtgatGGATATGGGGTTGAGCATCATTGGACTCATGCCCCGATGTTCTATGATCTCCCTTATTGGTCTTCACATAGTTTGCGACATTCCATTGATATCATGCATACCGAAAAAAATGTGTTTGAGAACATATTTTTTACCATTGTTGGGGGCAAGAAGTCAAAAGATCACCACAAGGCAAGGTCGGATTGCAAACACTTCGGTGTGTTGCCTCATTTGTGGATTGATGAAAAtggcaaaaaaccaaaagctcCGTACTCTCTTAGTAGAAAACAACTCAAACTTCTATGTCAGTGGATTGAGTCGTTGAAACTTCCAGACGGTTATGTCTCAAATATATCTCGTTGTTGCAATGCTAAGGAGTGTAAGTTTTTTGGATTTAAATCGCATGATTGTCatattttccttcaaaaatTGTTGCCTCTATCAATTCGCGAGCTTCTACCGGGACCAATTGTGGATGCCTTGACAatgatttccaatttttttcaagaattatGTTCATCTGTGATTACGAGATCCGACTTGGATCTAATGACGAAATCGGTTATTAGAGCTTTGTGTttattggaaacaatttttcctcagacTTGGTTTGATTCGATGGAGCATTTGGTAATACATTTAGCAGAAGAAATTAGACTAGCAGGACCCGCTTATTGGCATTGGATGTATCCAATTGAACGGTTATTAGGGAAATTTAAACAAAAGGTTGGTAATAAAGCGCGAGTCGAGGGTTCAATTGCCGAACGTTATATGGAAGAGGAGATTCTTAATTTTTGTTCCTTCTACTTTGCCACGGactcaattcataataaaatacgTCGCAATGAAGCTCGTTTTGATGGTGATGGCTCCGAAAAATTAGAAGTTTTTGAATATCCAATTGAATGTCTTGGTAAAGAGGGAAGTCGTTATTTGACCGATAAAGAGCGAAAGTTAGCAGAAGAATATGTACTTCTAAACTCTCCAGAAATTCAACCTTATCTAAg gcGGTTTACAGATCGTGTTATGAGTCAACGTCCGGAGACAACACCTCAACAATTAGATTGTTACATAAAGACCCGATTTAAAGATTGGTTATTGAAAAAg gttgGACGAAATGATGTAAACCGACCTCTTCTTCAATATTTGTTTGAGGGACCGGCTATGCGGGTAATGACATTTGAGACTTGTAAAGTCAATGGATAA